A segment of the Panacibacter ginsenosidivorans genome:
CATTGTATGCAGTGATTTATCCGCATCAAAACGGTATAGCGATGCTGCACCCTGTACAAAACTCAGGTGCATGGAACCAACCCAGAATCTTCCTTCAGGATCACATTTGCCATCATTGAATCTTACGTTTTCCTGCAATGGGTTATTTAAAAAAGTAAGCTTGCCGGTTTTGGTATCAATAAAGTGAATACCATTTTGCAAAGCCACCAATGCACCACCTGTTTTTACAGGAACTACTGTACCTACTCTTGCCGGCAGATCAAAATGCATATCCTTATTGGTTGCCGGATCATAGATATGCAACTCTTTTCTTTCTATATCTATCCAGTATAATTTCTTTTCTGTAGGATGCCAGAAAGAACCCTCGCCTAACTGAGATTGGGCAGCAAGAAGTACAGTGGCCTGCATATCGTTGGTAGTTGTGTGTACGCCAAATAAGAATGTAAATACTATAAACAGTATTGATAATTTCATAAGGCAATTTTTGAAGGATTAAATGTAACTATTTCAGATCAAAAGGTGAGATATAAAAATCCTGCAAAACCGCGACGTATGGTTCTCTCTATTCAAAGCTTAATACAATGCACTATTTTCTTAGCAACGATTTCGAAATAGTTATCTTCTGAATTTTTCTAAAAGCAGAACCGCCGCTGGCAAGCTTTTTACCAAATAAGTTGCACGTATAAAGTTATTATGCTGCTTAATAAAGAACGGAACCTGCAAGTGAGTGACACAACAAAGCTTAATAATATTACTGCAGCCAAGTACATAAAAAATCCGAAACACTTAATGCTTCGGATCTTTTAGGCCTCCTCACCGGGGGAGGTTGGAGGAGGCTTTTTTACCAACCCAGCAAATAT
Coding sequences within it:
- a CDS encoding SMP-30/gluconolactonase/LRE family protein produces the protein MKLSILFIVFTFLFGVHTTTNDMQATVLLAAQSQLGEGSFWHPTEKKLYWIDIERKELHIYDPATNKDMHFDLPARVGTVVPVKTGGALVALQNGIHFIDTKTGKLTFLNNPLQENVRFNDGKCDPEGRFWVGSMHLSFVQGAASLYRFDADKSLHTMVTNVTCSNGIVWTADKKTMYYIDTPTGNVDAFDYDDATGNISNRRVVVKVPEGDGYPDGMTIDSEDKLWVALWGGSGVGKFDPLTGKMLLKIHVPAPNTTSCSFGGKDLKTLYITTAKDGLNEARLKEYPLSGNLFSIDLDVKGVAANFYNGTP